From a single Canis lupus baileyi chromosome 14, mCanLup2.hap1, whole genome shotgun sequence genomic region:
- the PUF60 gene encoding poly(U)-binding-splicing factor PUF60 isoform X5: MATATIALVNGQQGGGSEPAAAAAAVVAAGDKWKPPQGTDSIKMENGQSTAAKLGLPPLTPEQQEALQKAKKYAMEQSIKSVLVKQTIAHQQQQLTNLQMAAQRQRALAIMCRVYVGSIYYELGEDTIRQAFAPFGPIKSIDMSWDSVTMKHKGFAFVEYEVPEAAQLALEQMNSVMLGGRNIKVGRPSNIGQAQPIIDQLAEEARAFNRIYVASVHQDLSDDDIKSVFEAFGKIKSCTLARDPTTGKHKGYGFIEYEKAQSSQDAVSSMNLFDLGGQYLRVGKAVTPPMPLLTPATPGGLPPAAAVAAAAATAKITAQEAVAGAAVLGTLATPGLVSPALTLAQPLGALPQAVMAAQAPGVITGVTPARPPIPVTIPSVGVVNPILASPPTLGLLEPKKEKEEEELFPESERPEMLSEQEHMSISGSSARHMVMQKLLRKQESTVMVLRNMVDPKDIDDDLEGEVTEECGKFGAVNRVIIYQEKQGEEEDAEIIVKIFVEFSIASETHKAIQALNGRWFAGRKVVAEVYDQERFDNSDLSA; this comes from the exons GGGACAGACTCCATCAAGATGGAGAACGGGCAGAGCACAGCCGCGAAGCTGGGACTGCCTCCTCTGACGCCTGAGCAGCAAGAGGCCCTCCAGAAG GCCAAGAAGTACGCCATGGAGCAGAGCATCAAGAGCGTGCTGGTGAAGCAGACCATCgcgcaccagcagcagcagctcaccAACCTGCAG ATGGCAGCTCAGCGGCAGCGGGCACTGGCCATCATGTGCCGGGTCTACGTGGGTTCCATCTACTATGAGCTCGGGGAAGACACCATCCGCCAGGCTTTTGCTCCCTTTGGACCCATCAAGAGCATTGACATGTCCTGGGACTCCGTCACCATGAAGCACAAG GGCTTTGCCTTTGTGGAGTACGAGGTCCCAGAAGCGGCACAGCTCGCCTTGGAGCAGATGAACTCAGTGATGTTAGGAGGCAGGAACATCAAG gtAGGGAGACCTAGCAACATAGGGCAGGCCCAGCCCATCATAGACCAGCTAGCTGAGGAGGCACGAGCCTTCAACCGCATCTACGTGGCTTCTGTGCACCAGGACCTTTCAGACGACGACATCAAGAGCGTATTTGAGGCCTTTGGCAAAATCAAATCCTGCACGCTCGCCCGGGACCCTACAACTGGCAAGCACAAGGGTTATGGTTTCATTG AGTATGAAAAGGCCCAGTCGTCCCAGGATGCCGTGTCTTCCATGAACCTTTTTGATCTGGGTGGCCAGTACTTGCGGGTGGGCAAGGCTGTCACACCCCCCATGCCCCTGCTTACACCTGCCACACCTGGAGGCCTCCCGCCTGCTGCTGCTGTGGCCGCGGCTGCAGCCACAGCCAAGATCACAGCTCAG GAAGCAGTGGCTGGTGCAGCGGTGCTGGGTACCCTGGCCACACCTGGATTGGTGTCCCCTGCACTGACTCTGGCCCAGCCTCTGGGGGCTTTACCCCAGGCTGTCATGgctgcccaggccccaggagTCATCACAG GTGTGACCCCAGCCCGGCCTCCCATTCCGGTCACCATCCCTTCTGTGGGAGTGGTAAACCCCATCCTGGCCAGCCCCCCAACACTGGGCCTCCTGGAGCccaagaaggagaaggaagaagaggagctATTTCCCGAGTCCGAGCGGCCCGAGATGCTGAGCGAGCAGGAGCACATGAGCATCTCCGGCAGCAGCGCCCGCCACATGGTGATGCAGAAGCTGCTCCGCAAGCAGGAG TCCACAGTGATGGTTCTGCGCAACATGGTGGACCCCAAGGACATCGACGACGACCTGGAGGGGGAGGTGACCGAGGAGTGTGGCAAGTTTGGTGCTGTCAACCGCGTCATCATCTaccaggagaagcagggagaggaggaggatgcGGAGATCATTGTCAAGATTTTTGTGGAGTTCTCCATAGCCTCCGAGACTCACAAGGCCATCCAGGCCCTCAACGGGCGCTGGTTTGCTGGCCGCAAGGTGGTGGCTGAAGTATATGACCAGGAGCGTTTTGATAACAGTGACCTTTCTGCGTGA
- the PUF60 gene encoding poly(U)-binding-splicing factor PUF60 isoform X3: MATATIALVNGQQGGGSEPAAAAAAVVAAGDKWKPPQGTDSIKMENGQSTAAKLGLPPLTPEQQEALQKAKKYAMEQSIKSVLVKQTIAHQQQQLTNLQMAAVTMGFGDPLSPLQSMAAQRQRALAIMCRVYVGSIYYELGEDTIRQAFAPFGPIKSIDMSWDSVTMKHKGFAFVEYEVPEAAQLALEQMNSVMLGGRNIKVGRPSNIGQAQPIIDQLAEEARAFNRIYVASVHQDLSDDDIKSVFEAFGKIKSCTLARDPTTGKHKGYGFIEYEKAQSSQDAVSSMNLFDLGGQYLRVGKAVTPPMPLLTPATPGGLPPAAAVAAAAATAKITAQEAVAGAAVLGTLATPGLVSPALTLAQPLGALPQAVMAAQAPGVITGVTPARPPIPVTIPSVGVVNPILASPPTLGLLEPKKEKEEEELFPESERPEMLSEQEHMSISGSSARHMVMQKLLRKQESTVMVLRNMVDPKDIDDDLEGEVTEECGKFGAVNRVIIYQEKQGEEEDAEIIVKIFVEFSIASETHKAIQALNGRWFAGRKVVAEVYDQERFDNSDLSA, translated from the exons GGGACAGACTCCATCAAGATGGAGAACGGGCAGAGCACAGCCGCGAAGCTGGGACTGCCTCCTCTGACGCCTGAGCAGCAAGAGGCCCTCCAGAAG GCCAAGAAGTACGCCATGGAGCAGAGCATCAAGAGCGTGCTGGTGAAGCAGACCATCgcgcaccagcagcagcagctcaccAACCTGCAG ATGGCAGCAGTGACAATGGGCTTTGGAGATCCTCTCTCACCTTTGCAATCG ATGGCAGCTCAGCGGCAGCGGGCACTGGCCATCATGTGCCGGGTCTACGTGGGTTCCATCTACTATGAGCTCGGGGAAGACACCATCCGCCAGGCTTTTGCTCCCTTTGGACCCATCAAGAGCATTGACATGTCCTGGGACTCCGTCACCATGAAGCACAAG GGCTTTGCCTTTGTGGAGTACGAGGTCCCAGAAGCGGCACAGCTCGCCTTGGAGCAGATGAACTCAGTGATGTTAGGAGGCAGGAACATCAAG gtAGGGAGACCTAGCAACATAGGGCAGGCCCAGCCCATCATAGACCAGCTAGCTGAGGAGGCACGAGCCTTCAACCGCATCTACGTGGCTTCTGTGCACCAGGACCTTTCAGACGACGACATCAAGAGCGTATTTGAGGCCTTTGGCAAAATCAAATCCTGCACGCTCGCCCGGGACCCTACAACTGGCAAGCACAAGGGTTATGGTTTCATTG AGTATGAAAAGGCCCAGTCGTCCCAGGATGCCGTGTCTTCCATGAACCTTTTTGATCTGGGTGGCCAGTACTTGCGGGTGGGCAAGGCTGTCACACCCCCCATGCCCCTGCTTACACCTGCCACACCTGGAGGCCTCCCGCCTGCTGCTGCTGTGGCCGCGGCTGCAGCCACAGCCAAGATCACAGCTCAG GAAGCAGTGGCTGGTGCAGCGGTGCTGGGTACCCTGGCCACACCTGGATTGGTGTCCCCTGCACTGACTCTGGCCCAGCCTCTGGGGGCTTTACCCCAGGCTGTCATGgctgcccaggccccaggagTCATCACAG GTGTGACCCCAGCCCGGCCTCCCATTCCGGTCACCATCCCTTCTGTGGGAGTGGTAAACCCCATCCTGGCCAGCCCCCCAACACTGGGCCTCCTGGAGCccaagaaggagaaggaagaagaggagctATTTCCCGAGTCCGAGCGGCCCGAGATGCTGAGCGAGCAGGAGCACATGAGCATCTCCGGCAGCAGCGCCCGCCACATGGTGATGCAGAAGCTGCTCCGCAAGCAGGAG TCCACAGTGATGGTTCTGCGCAACATGGTGGACCCCAAGGACATCGACGACGACCTGGAGGGGGAGGTGACCGAGGAGTGTGGCAAGTTTGGTGCTGTCAACCGCGTCATCATCTaccaggagaagcagggagaggaggaggatgcGGAGATCATTGTCAAGATTTTTGTGGAGTTCTCCATAGCCTCCGAGACTCACAAGGCCATCCAGGCCCTCAACGGGCGCTGGTTTGCTGGCCGCAAGGTGGTGGCTGAAGTATATGACCAGGAGCGTTTTGATAACAGTGACCTTTCTGCGTGA